The genomic stretch CCTTCCTGTATTTCGACCTGAGCTTCATGGTCTGGTACCTGCTCGGCCCGCTGGCGGTGCAGATCGCCGCCGACCTGCACCTGACCACCCAGCAGCGCGGCCTCATGGTGGCGACGCCGATCCTGGCCGGCGCCGTGCTGCGCTTTCTGATGGGCATGCTCGCCGACCGGTTGTCGCCCAAGACTGCCGGGCTGATCGGTCAGGCGATCGTGATCGGCGCGCTGTTCGGCGCCTGGAAACTGGGCATCCACAGCTATGAACAAGCGCTGCTGCTGGGCCTGTTCCTCGGCATGGCCGGCGCCTCCTTCGCCGTGGCCCTGCCGCTGGCCTCGCAGTGGTATCCGCCGCAGCACCAAGGCAAGGCGATGGGCATCGCCGGGGCCGGCAACTCCGGCACGGTGTTCGCCGCGCTGATCGCCCCGGTGCTGGCCGCCTCGTTCGGCTGGAACAACGTGTTCGGCTTCGCCCTGATCCCGCTGCTGCTGACGCTCGCGGTGTTCGCCTGGCTGGCGAAGAACGCGCCGGAACGCCCGAAAGCCAAGGCCATGGCCGACTACTTCAAGGCGCTGGGCGACCGCGACAGCTGGTGGTTCATGTTTTTCTACAGCGTCACCTTCGGCGGCTTCATCGGCCTGGCCAGCGCCCTGCCCGGCTACTTCAACGATCAGTACGGCCTGAACCCGGTGACCGCCGGCTACTACACCGCCGCCTGCGTGTTCGGCGGCAGCCTGATGCGGCCCTTGGGCGGTGCGTTGGCCGACCGCTTCGGCGGCATCCGCACCTTGCTGGCGATGTACACCGTGGCGGCGATCTGCATCGCGGTGGTCGGCTTCAATCTGCCGAATTCCTACGCGGCGCTGGCGCTGTTCGTCTGCACCATGCTGGGTCT from Pseudomonas ekonensis encodes the following:
- a CDS encoding nitrate/nitrite transporter encodes the protein MNSSFWKSGHTPTLFAAFLYFDLSFMVWYLLGPLAVQIAADLHLTTQQRGLMVATPILAGAVLRFLMGMLADRLSPKTAGLIGQAIVIGALFGAWKLGIHSYEQALLLGLFLGMAGASFAVALPLASQWYPPQHQGKAMGIAGAGNSGTVFAALIAPVLAASFGWNNVFGFALIPLLLTLAVFAWLAKNAPERPKAKAMADYFKALGDRDSWWFMFFYSVTFGGFIGLASALPGYFNDQYGLNPVTAGYYTAACVFGGSLMRPLGGALADRFGGIRTLLAMYTVAAICIAVVGFNLPNSYAALALFVCTMLGLGAGNGAVFQLVPQRFRREIGVMTGLIGMAGGIGGFALAAGMGAIKQSTGSYQLALWLFASLGVLAWFGLHGVKRRWRTTWGSAAVTAARV